The following coding sequences are from one Halomonas sp. HAL1 window:
- the pncB gene encoding nicotinate phosphoribosyltransferase: MLTSLLDNDFYKITMQNAVIKRFPYAQARYAFINRGEHEFPDGFGAALRREVDQMATLRLSDEEKRYLETTCPYLDPTYLDFLAGFHYDPAEVIIEQQGSDLSVIIEGPWYRTILWEVPLMALISELWYRLRGVSVTHEADAMIEQRAQEKIELYRRLGLKIAEFGTRRRFSFDVHDRVVGALCHNGGEAFSGTSNVLLAMRHGVKPIGTHAHEWFMFHGARFGFKMANSLALEHWVDVYRGDLGIALTDTFTSRAFFDSFDKKFAKLFDGVRHDSGDPIDFASQTIAHYERLGINPLSKTIIFSDALTPEKVEHIHAFCKDRIGMAFGIGTNFTNDVGVEPMNMVIKMVEARPEGQQWLPVIKLSDVPDKHTGDPEMISLAKRVLTLGWKSH, encoded by the coding sequence ATGCTGACATCGCTGCTGGATAATGACTTTTACAAGATCACGATGCAGAACGCCGTGATCAAACGCTTTCCCTATGCCCAGGCGCGCTACGCGTTTATCAATCGTGGCGAGCACGAATTTCCTGATGGTTTCGGTGCTGCGCTGCGTCGCGAAGTGGATCAGATGGCGACGCTGCGCCTGAGTGATGAGGAAAAGCGCTATCTCGAAACGACTTGCCCCTATCTCGACCCTACCTACCTCGATTTCCTGGCCGGGTTTCATTACGACCCTGCCGAGGTGATCATCGAGCAGCAGGGCAGTGACCTTTCGGTGATTATCGAAGGGCCCTGGTACCGCACCATTCTGTGGGAAGTGCCGTTGATGGCGCTGATCAGCGAGCTTTGGTATCGGCTGCGTGGTGTGTCGGTCACCCATGAGGCCGATGCGATGATCGAACAGCGCGCCCAGGAGAAGATCGAACTCTACCGCCGTCTTGGGTTGAAGATTGCCGAGTTCGGCACCCGTCGGCGCTTCTCGTTCGATGTTCATGACCGTGTGGTGGGCGCACTTTGCCACAATGGCGGCGAGGCGTTCAGCGGCACCAGCAATGTGCTGCTGGCCATGCGCCATGGGGTTAAGCCGATTGGCACCCACGCCCATGAGTGGTTCATGTTCCACGGCGCCCGCTTTGGTTTCAAGATGGCCAACAGCCTTGCCCTCGAGCATTGGGTGGATGTGTATCGCGGCGATCTGGGCATTGCCCTGACCGATACGTTTACCTCGCGGGCCTTCTTCGATAGCTTCGATAAGAAGTTCGCCAAGCTGTTCGATGGCGTGCGCCATGACAGCGGCGACCCGATTGATTTTGCCTCCCAGACTATCGCTCATTACGAGCGACTGGGCATCAATCCGTTGAGCAAGACGATCATCTTTTCCGATGCGCTGACGCCGGAGAAGGTCGAGCATATTCACGCGTTTTGCAAAGACCGGATTGGCATGGCGTTCGGCATCGGCACCAACTTCACCAATGATGTGGGCGTCGAGCCAATGAACATGGTGATCAAGATGGTCGAGGCGCGCCCGGAAGGGCAGCAGTGGCTGCCGGTGATCAAGCTCTCCGATGTGCCGGACAAGCACACCGGCGATCCGGAGATGATCTCGCTGGCGAAGCGGGTGTTAACCCTGGGCTGGAAGAGCCATTAG
- the recC gene encoding exodeoxyribonuclease V subunit gamma, translating into MSANSLLSQTPLTPGFMVVHANRLEDLRGLAVEWMRLHPLSPLENETILVQSNGIGQWLKLALAEDPAQGGAGIAAALNVTLPARFLWQAYRTVLTHLTHDEHAVPETSPFDKSRLIWRLLRLLPSLAEQEAFAPLARFLEVDRDQRKHYQLAERLADLFDQYQVYRADWLDAWAKGNDVLITARGETRPLEAHQLWQPALWRALRDDVAMTQGDAGLNSSRAQVHSRFLEAAEQLEGQACPNGLPRRLIIFGISSLPQQTLEALAALSRCCQIVLCVHNPCQYYWADIIEHKDLLRASRYRQRRKAGMPDALDVLGTGDADDALHLHAQPLLAAWGKQGRDYLRLLDEHDDSGNYQTLFEQQALRIDMFEPFSGEERHCLLSQLQDDIRELRPVAETQTHWPALNPASDDSIVFHIAHGPQREVEILHDQLLAAFSADPDLRPRDIIVMVPDIDRYAPHIEAVFGQYRSAFGGYNANARPDDPRYIPYTLSDQASRHRLPMMIALEKLLRLPKLRLSVSDLLDLLEVPALRARFGIDEYDLPTLSRWIEGAGIRWGLNAEQRTRLDLPDGLTQNTWAFGLRRLLLGYTVGSAEAWQGIEPFDDIGGLEASLAGPLANLLEKLESTWETFCQPTDTATWVARLRELLETYFLTDDAQESVMLTKLETALQQLLDSTEEAALYDPLPLSMVREHWLGQIDEHSLSQRFLAGAVNFATLMPMRAIPFKHVCLLGMNDGEYPRSQPPLDFDLMGSDYRPGDRSRREDDRYLFLEALLSARQQLYISWVGRSQIDNNPMPPSVLVGQLRDHLEAGWHTQNGEPLLEALTTEHPLQPFSRRYFSSQASDSPAQARLFTYAHEWHALHTPSGESSQGSTSPALKADSEQQSTLTLAQLGSFLRDPARAFFNTRLGVYFEQEALTQLDVEPFTLDGLQNWQLQDQLIAAQRHAVDNGQPRMEALHAALERFKGQGVLAVGAFGERMREALAEPMDALFGAYEEALQEWPLVVATPQEVHVVERTEEKVALEDWLGELRQDEAGNRCRLLLLSSSLVSQGRGRGQYRWQHLLRPWVAHLAGNSERPMTTQLLSKAGHVRLEPLEAENARYQLQNLLSAWCDGMQAPLPLAPQSAFAWLAKLGTPASEPDSDAYAAAETAYEGGRFQTGEVAQSAYLSHQWPSFERLVSEQALGHRFATLTETLYSPLHRAIKG; encoded by the coding sequence ATGTCTGCAAACTCGCTGCTCTCACAAACGCCGTTAACGCCGGGCTTTATGGTCGTGCACGCCAATCGCCTGGAAGACCTGCGCGGTTTGGCGGTGGAGTGGATGCGCCTACACCCGCTCTCGCCGCTGGAGAACGAGACTATTCTGGTGCAGAGCAACGGCATTGGGCAGTGGCTAAAGCTGGCGCTGGCGGAAGACCCGGCCCAGGGCGGTGCGGGCATAGCGGCGGCATTGAACGTCACGCTGCCCGCGCGCTTTCTATGGCAGGCTTATCGCACGGTGTTGACGCACTTAACCCACGACGAGCACGCGGTACCGGAAACGTCGCCGTTTGATAAGTCGCGGTTGATATGGCGCTTATTGCGCCTGCTGCCCAGCCTTGCCGAGCAGGAAGCCTTTGCGCCGCTGGCGCGCTTTTTAGAGGTCGATCGCGACCAGCGTAAACACTACCAACTGGCCGAGCGATTGGCGGATCTGTTCGATCAGTATCAGGTGTATCGCGCCGATTGGCTGGACGCCTGGGCCAAGGGTAACGACGTGCTGATCACCGCCCGTGGCGAAACCCGCCCGCTGGAAGCGCACCAACTGTGGCAGCCAGCATTATGGCGCGCGCTGCGCGACGATGTGGCAATGACGCAAGGCGACGCAGGCCTTAACAGCAGCCGAGCCCAGGTACACAGCCGCTTTCTGGAAGCCGCCGAACAGCTTGAAGGCCAAGCGTGCCCAAACGGCTTGCCCCGACGGTTGATCATTTTCGGTATTTCGTCACTGCCGCAGCAAACCCTTGAAGCCCTGGCGGCGCTGTCGCGCTGCTGCCAAATTGTGCTCTGCGTGCACAACCCCTGCCAGTACTACTGGGCGGATATCATCGAGCACAAAGACCTGCTCCGCGCCAGCCGTTATCGCCAGCGGCGCAAGGCAGGCATGCCCGACGCCCTGGATGTGCTCGGCACCGGCGATGCCGACGACGCACTACACCTCCACGCACAGCCGCTGCTGGCCGCCTGGGGCAAACAGGGCCGCGACTACCTGCGCCTGCTCGACGAACACGACGACTCCGGCAACTACCAAACGCTATTCGAGCAGCAGGCGCTGCGCATCGACATGTTCGAGCCCTTCAGTGGCGAAGAGCGCCACTGCCTGCTCAGCCAACTGCAGGACGATATCCGCGAGCTGCGGCCGGTAGCGGAAACCCAAACCCACTGGCCCGCGCTAAACCCGGCCAGTGACGACTCCATCGTGTTCCATATCGCCCACGGCCCCCAGCGGGAAGTGGAGATTCTTCACGATCAGCTACTGGCAGCTTTCAGCGCCGACCCGGATCTTCGCCCGCGAGATATCATTGTCATGGTGCCGGATATCGACCGCTACGCGCCGCATATTGAAGCCGTGTTCGGCCAGTACCGCTCCGCTTTCGGTGGCTATAACGCGAACGCTAGACCCGATGACCCGCGTTACATTCCTTACACGCTTTCAGATCAGGCCAGCCGCCACCGCCTGCCAATGATGATCGCGCTGGAAAAACTGCTGCGCCTGCCGAAACTGCGCCTTTCGGTAAGCGACCTGCTGGATCTGCTTGAAGTGCCCGCGCTGCGCGCACGCTTTGGCATCGATGAATATGACCTGCCCACCCTGAGCCGCTGGATTGAGGGCGCGGGCATTCGCTGGGGGCTCAATGCAGAGCAGCGCACCCGGCTGGATCTCCCCGATGGCCTGACCCAGAACACCTGGGCCTTTGGTCTGCGTCGCCTGCTGCTGGGTTACACCGTAGGCAGTGCTGAGGCGTGGCAAGGCATCGAGCCATTCGATGATATTGGCGGGCTGGAAGCCTCCCTGGCAGGCCCCCTGGCAAATCTGCTGGAGAAGCTGGAAAGCACCTGGGAGACCTTCTGCCAGCCCACCGATACCGCCACCTGGGTGGCCCGGCTGCGCGAGCTGCTGGAAACCTACTTCCTGACCGACGACGCTCAAGAGAGCGTGATGCTCACCAAGCTGGAAACCGCGCTACAGCAGTTGCTGGACAGCACCGAAGAGGCCGCGCTTTATGATCCCCTGCCGCTCTCCATGGTGCGCGAGCACTGGCTGGGGCAAATCGACGAACACAGCCTTTCCCAGCGCTTTCTCGCGGGGGCGGTCAACTTCGCCACGTTGATGCCCATGCGGGCCATTCCCTTCAAGCACGTATGCCTGCTGGGTATGAACGACGGCGAGTACCCGCGCTCACAGCCGCCGCTGGATTTTGACCTGATGGGCAGCGACTACCGCCCCGGCGACCGCTCGCGGCGTGAAGACGACCGCTACCTGTTTCTGGAAGCACTGCTCTCCGCCCGCCAACAGCTCTATATCAGCTGGGTCGGCCGCAGCCAGATCGACAACAACCCCATGCCGCCCTCGGTGCTGGTCGGCCAGTTGCGGGACCACCTGGAAGCGGGCTGGCACACGCAAAACGGCGAGCCGCTGCTGGAAGCGTTAACCACCGAGCACCCGCTGCAGCCGTTCAGTCGCCGCTACTTCTCTTCCCAAGCCAGCGATTCCCCCGCCCAAGCACGGCTGTTTACATACGCCCACGAGTGGCACGCCCTGCACACCCCCAGTGGCGAAAGCTCCCAAGGCTCAACGTCACCAGCGCTTAAGGCGGACAGCGAACAGCAGAGCACGTTAACCCTGGCCCAGCTAGGCAGCTTTCTACGCGACCCCGCGAGGGCCTTTTTCAACACCCGCTTAGGGGTCTATTTCGAGCAGGAAGCGCTGACCCAACTGGACGTCGAGCCCTTCACGCTGGATGGGCTACAGAACTGGCAACTACAGGATCAGTTAATCGCCGCCCAGCGCCACGCCGTGGATAACGGCCAACCGCGCATGGAAGCACTGCATGCCGCGCTGGAACGCTTCAAGGGCCAGGGGGTACTGGCCGTAGGAGCGTTTGGCGAGCGGATGCGCGAAGCGCTGGCGGAGCCGATGGACGCCCTGTTTGGTGCCTACGAAGAGGCGCTGCAAGAGTGGCCACTCGTGGTAGCAACACCACAGGAAGTGCATGTCGTTGAGAGAACTGAAGAAAAGGTAGCGCTGGAGGATTGGCTGGGGGAACTGCGCCAAGATGAAGCGGGCAACCGCTGCCGCCTGTTACTGCTCAGCAGCAGCCTAGTCAGCCAGGGGCGCGGCCGTGGTCAATACCGCTGGCAGCACCTGTTACGTCCCTGGGTCGCGCATCTTGCGGGTAATAGTGAGCGCCCGATGACCACCCAACTACTCTCCAAAGCGGGCCATGTGCGGCTGGAACCACTAGAAGCCGAGAACGCCCGCTACCAGCTACAAAACCTGCTAAGCGCCTGGTGCGATGGCATGCAGGCCCCGCTACCGCTGGCGCCACAGTCCGCTTTCGCCTGGCTGGCGAAGCTAGGCACACCGGCATCCGAACCGGATAGCGATGCCTACGCCGCCGCCGAAACCGCCTACGAAGGGGGGCGCTTCCAGACCGGCGAAGTCGCGCAAAGCGCCTACCTTTCGCACCAGTGGCCGAGCTTCGAACGGCTGGTCAGCGAACAAGCGCTAGGCCACCGTTTCGCCACGCTAACCGAAACGCTCTATTCGCCGCTGCATCGTGCCATTAAAGGCTGA
- a CDS encoding nucleotidyltransferase domain-containing protein, whose amino-acid sequence MRLTQSQRDTILSSVREFIKPSVQVQVFGSRLDDTKRGGDVDLLLISQTAIPLLTRAELKMALEERLQLPVDIVAYASTAEPTPFQAIALAQSRPIDSEEAA is encoded by the coding sequence ATGCGTCTTACTCAATCACAGCGTGACACGATTCTTTCGAGCGTACGTGAGTTCATTAAGCCTTCTGTGCAAGTCCAGGTGTTTGGCTCGCGGCTGGATGATACCAAGCGGGGCGGCGATGTTGACCTGCTACTGATCTCCCAGACCGCAATACCACTACTTACCCGTGCCGAACTCAAAATGGCACTTGAAGAGCGCCTCCAACTGCCTGTGGATATAGTGGCCTATGCCTCGACGGCTGAACCCACGCCCTTCCAAGCAATCGCCTTGGCGCAGTCACGCCCGATTGATAGTGAGGAAGCAGCATGA
- the recB gene encoding exodeoxyribonuclease V subunit beta has product MSQPAQLNPLSLPLHGSRLIEASAGTGKTFTIALLYVRLVLGGHSVDDDTAFIRPLTPPEILVVTFTNAATQELRERIRNRLVEAADVFRETPDAKEAGHEEGLFPGMEKVAPKDGFTAPSQWPASVPLAHDPLLLQLRDQYDPATWPACSRRLALAAEWMDEAAVSTIHSWCYRMLREHAFDSGSLFSLNLENDQRELEQEVVRDYWRSFYYPLDSDALGIVTRYWKSPDDLHVPLQRLLPESEALGDEKPQPSETLAATQAERSAQLSELKAPWPAWLDELVPALEDAATRKAFKGQSFNAKSRANWLGALREWCETEADRPALTDAAWKRMTPDGMADIWKEGAPPCPQAWEALAQLPQALDALPEPRNDLLIHAVQWCRARLEREQERRAEMGPNDLLTHLDRALKGPNKEALAAQIQRQFPVALIDEFQDTDPIQYRIFNAVYDVATPRRDSAILLIGDPKQAIYAFRGADIFTYLQARYDTDGRHVTLGTNFRSSQAMVAAVNHCFSYADQHDAGAFLFRADGGDNPLPFNPVNAKGTKETLVLNGQPLPAMTLWPLESDDPLSKTAYQTEMAERCASHMAALLEAGRQQQAGFSKAADDSDDNGEQSLTPLAPSDMAVLVNGLQEARAIRLALASRGIKSVYLSDHDKVFSSPIAPQLAIWLRACAEPQANSRQAEAKLRAALATPVLGLSLEALDHLNQSELAWEQRVEQFSDYHRLWQRQGVLPLVRRLMVDFDIAARLLGEFAEGERLLTDLLHLGEMLQHASQELDGEHALIRFLAEAIADPDSHGDSHKLRLESDADLVKVVTIHKSKGLEYPLVFLPFIANHRPVSDTDLPLRWHDSDGTLQLSLSADEATLTTADRERLGEDLRKLYVALTRARHATWLGLAPLKGSENSAIGHLINGGKAIAPSAFTHALGELVKGSDIDLSTAPEPTALRFIPAPEQQALGHARTPLRPAREQWWIASYSALRTSGAISEAIPGAAQPTPVPEPTTPQEATTLEVLDEPHDNAINTEAFHLHRFPRGPGPGTFLHGLLEWAGQLGFNNALKDPAAREDMLRRRVQLRGWQAWHDTLAGWLEELLATPLPLPHSLSQAPSPSLTEPSEGSQVALCELESYQVELEFWFAAHQVQTRKLDELVSDHLLPGVSRPVLDADTLNGMLKGFIDLAFEHEGRFYVLDWKSNYLGSDDSAYTADALRDAMLEKRYDLQAALYLLALHRLLKARLPDYDPHQHLGGSMTVFLRGSRTTARGVHAVPAPVALIEALDALFTGSATASAASNQEALV; this is encoded by the coding sequence ATGAGCCAGCCTGCACAACTCAATCCACTAAGCCTCCCGCTCCACGGCAGCCGACTGATAGAGGCAAGCGCAGGCACCGGCAAAACCTTCACCATCGCCCTGCTTTACGTGCGATTGGTACTCGGCGGCCACAGCGTTGACGACGACACCGCGTTTATCCGCCCGCTTACGCCGCCGGAAATTCTGGTCGTCACCTTCACCAACGCCGCCACTCAAGAGCTACGCGAACGGATCCGCAATCGGCTGGTAGAAGCAGCAGACGTATTTCGTGAGACTCCAGATGCTAAGGAAGCAGGTCACGAAGAGGGTCTTTTTCCAGGGATGGAAAAAGTAGCGCCCAAGGACGGGTTCACAGCGCCCTCGCAGTGGCCTGCTTCCGTGCCACTTGCTCATGATCCGCTGCTGCTCCAGCTCCGCGACCAATACGACCCAGCCACCTGGCCCGCCTGCTCCCGGCGCCTGGCGCTGGCTGCCGAATGGATGGACGAAGCCGCGGTTTCCACCATCCACAGCTGGTGCTACCGCATGCTGCGCGAACACGCCTTCGACAGCGGCAGCCTGTTCTCCCTCAACCTGGAAAACGACCAGCGCGAACTGGAACAGGAAGTGGTGCGCGACTACTGGCGCAGCTTCTACTACCCGCTGGACAGCGACGCCCTCGGAATCGTCACCCGCTACTGGAAATCACCGGACGACCTGCACGTTCCGCTACAACGGCTACTGCCAGAAAGCGAAGCGCTGGGCGACGAAAAACCCCAACCCAGCGAGACCCTGGCCGCCACTCAGGCCGAACGCAGCGCCCAACTCAGCGAACTCAAAGCCCCCTGGCCCGCCTGGCTGGACGAACTGGTGCCCGCCCTGGAAGACGCCGCCACGCGCAAAGCCTTCAAGGGCCAAAGCTTCAACGCCAAAAGCCGCGCCAACTGGTTAGGCGCACTACGCGAGTGGTGCGAAACAGAGGCCGACCGCCCCGCGCTCACCGACGCCGCCTGGAAACGCATGACGCCCGACGGCATGGCCGATATCTGGAAAGAAGGCGCACCACCCTGCCCGCAGGCCTGGGAAGCGCTGGCTCAGCTACCGCAAGCACTGGATGCCCTGCCCGAGCCACGCAACGACCTGCTGATTCACGCCGTGCAGTGGTGCCGCGCCCGGTTAGAGCGCGAACAGGAACGCCGCGCCGAGATGGGCCCCAACGATCTGCTCACCCATCTGGATCGCGCCCTGAAAGGCCCCAACAAAGAGGCCCTGGCCGCGCAGATCCAGCGCCAGTTCCCCGTGGCACTGATCGACGAGTTCCAGGATACCGACCCGATCCAGTACCGCATCTTCAACGCCGTGTATGACGTCGCCACGCCCCGCCGCGACAGCGCCATCCTACTGATTGGCGACCCCAAGCAGGCGATCTACGCCTTTCGCGGCGCGGATATCTTCACCTACCTGCAGGCCCGGTACGACACCGATGGCCGCCACGTCACGCTGGGCACCAACTTTCGCTCCAGCCAAGCCATGGTGGCAGCGGTCAACCACTGCTTCAGCTACGCCGACCAACACGATGCCGGCGCTTTCCTGTTCCGTGCCGATGGCGGCGACAACCCGCTGCCGTTCAACCCCGTCAACGCCAAAGGCACCAAGGAAACACTGGTACTCAACGGCCAACCGCTACCCGCAATGACCCTGTGGCCGCTGGAAAGTGACGACCCGCTCTCCAAAACCGCCTACCAAACCGAGATGGCCGAGCGCTGCGCATCGCACATGGCCGCGCTACTGGAAGCAGGCCGCCAACAACAAGCGGGCTTTTCAAAAGCGGCTGATGACAGCGACGATAACGGAGAGCAATCACTCACTCCGCTGGCCCCCTCGGACATGGCAGTGCTGGTCAACGGCCTGCAGGAAGCGCGGGCGATTCGACTGGCGTTGGCCAGCCGAGGCATCAAGAGCGTCTACCTTTCCGATCACGACAAGGTGTTCAGTTCCCCCATTGCCCCCCAGCTGGCCATTTGGCTGCGCGCCTGCGCCGAGCCCCAGGCCAACTCCCGCCAAGCAGAAGCCAAGCTGCGCGCCGCCCTGGCAACCCCGGTACTTGGGCTGAGCCTTGAAGCACTCGACCACCTCAACCAGAGCGAGCTGGCCTGGGAGCAACGGGTCGAGCAGTTCAGTGACTACCACCGCCTGTGGCAACGCCAGGGTGTGCTGCCGCTGGTGCGCCGATTGATGGTCGATTTTGATATCGCCGCTCGGCTGTTGGGGGAGTTCGCCGAGGGTGAGCGTTTGCTAACCGACCTGCTCCACCTGGGCGAAATGCTGCAGCACGCCAGCCAGGAACTGGATGGCGAACACGCGCTGATTCGCTTTCTAGCGGAAGCCATTGCCGACCCGGATAGCCACGGCGACAGCCACAAGCTGCGCCTGGAAAGCGACGCCGATCTGGTCAAGGTAGTGACCATTCACAAATCCAAGGGGCTGGAGTACCCGCTGGTGTTCCTGCCGTTTATCGCCAACCACCGCCCGGTCAGCGACACCGACCTGCCGCTGCGCTGGCACGATAGCGACGGTACGCTACAACTCAGCCTGAGCGCCGATGAAGCCACGCTTACCACCGCCGACCGCGAACGCCTGGGCGAAGACCTGCGCAAGCTCTACGTCGCGCTCACCCGTGCCCGTCACGCCACTTGGCTCGGGCTGGCGCCGCTGAAAGGCAGCGAGAACAGCGCCATCGGCCACCTGATCAACGGCGGCAAGGCCATTGCCCCCAGCGCGTTCACCCACGCGCTAGGCGAACTGGTGAAAGGCAGCGATATCGATTTAAGTACCGCCCCGGAACCCACCGCGCTGCGCTTCATCCCAGCGCCGGAACAGCAGGCACTGGGCCACGCCCGCACCCCGCTGCGCCCCGCCCGTGAACAGTGGTGGATTGCCAGCTACTCGGCGCTGCGCACCTCTGGGGCTATCTCAGAAGCAATTCCAGGGGCGGCGCAGCCAACGCCCGTGCCGGAACCCACCACCCCCCAGGAAGCCACCACCCTGGAAGTGCTGGATGAACCCCACGACAACGCCATTAACACCGAAGCGTTTCACCTGCACCGGTTTCCGCGAGGCCCTGGCCCCGGCACCTTCCTGCATGGATTGCTGGAGTGGGCAGGCCAGCTCGGCTTTAATAACGCGCTAAAAGACCCCGCCGCCCGGGAAGACATGCTGCGGCGGCGCGTGCAGCTGCGCGGCTGGCAGGCATGGCACGACACCCTGGCGGGCTGGCTGGAAGAACTGCTCGCCACGCCGCTTCCCCTGCCTCACTCTCTGTCACAGGCCCCGTCCCCGTCCCTGACAGAGCCCAGCGAAGGCAGCCAAGTGGCGCTATGTGAACTCGAAAGTTATCAGGTGGAACTGGAGTTCTGGTTTGCTGCGCACCAGGTACAAACGCGCAAGCTGGATGAGCTGGTCAGTGACCACTTACTGCCTGGGGTATCACGCCCCGTGCTGGATGCCGACACCCTCAACGGCATGCTCAAGGGCTTTATCGACCTCGCCTTTGAGCATGAAGGCCGCTTCTATGTGCTCGACTGGAAATCCAACTACCTGGGTAGCGACGACAGCGCCTATACCGCTGACGCCCTGCGCGATGCCATGCTCGAAAAACGCTACGACCTGCAAGCGGCGCTGTACCTGCTCGCCCTCCACCGGCTGCTGAAAGCGCGCCTCCCCGACTACGACCCGCACCAACACTTGGGCGGCTCGATGACGGTATTTCTGCGCGGCAGCCGCACCACCGCCCGCGGCGTACACGCCGTGCCTGCGCCGGTCGCGCTGATCGAAGCGCTGGATGCACTGTTTACAGGCTCAGCAACAGCGTCAGCAGCAAGTAACCAGGAGGCCCTGGTATGA